The segment GCCTGAAAGACAATTACCACATCTCCCTGCCGACCGGCTGACCCCAGTCATATTCCGGCTCAGGCGTACCGGAACCCTTCCAGGCTTCAAGCCTGGCCTGCAGCGTGTACTGTTCATTCGCGCTCGTAATCACCAGCCTGTTTTGTTCCATAGCAAGGAAAACCTTGTCCCCCACAGATATTCCAAGCTGACGGCAGAATGCGTCCGGCAGACGTATTCCCTGCGCGTTTCCCCACTTGCTGACAGTCACTGCTTTTGCCATTCGCATCACTCCCTGACGATGTATACATTGTATATTTCATCCGTCACAGAGATTTGTCAAGGATCATCTGCGCAGATACAAACCCCGTCCCGTTACCCCGCGGAGGCCTGGGCGAAGTCGGCGATGAGGTCCTCCGTGTCCTCCAGACCGACGCTGACGCGGATCAGATCGTCGTACACTCCCGCGGCTCGCTTCTGCTCTTCCGTGGAATGAGCGTATATCGTCGATTCCGGATGAATGACCAGCGTGCGGACGTCTCCCACGTTCGTGGCGATGCGCGCGAATTTCAGGCCGTCGATCAGTTTGAACGCCCGCTCCCTGGACCCCGCCCTCAGCGTCAGCAAAGCGCCGCCCTGCCCGTTTTTCATCTGAGCGTCGATGTTGCTTTTGTAAGGGCTGCCCTCCAGCCCCGGATAATTTACGCAGATGATATTCGGATTGTGTCTGAGGGATTCGGCCAGAACCCTCGCGTTGTGACACAGCCGCTCCATCCTCAGCCCCAGGGTTTCGAGACCCAGACAGTTGAGCCAGGCGTTTTGCGGAGACATGCAGGGCCCGAAGTTGCGCCAGATGTCCTGCCTCAGTCGGGCTGTAAGAGCCAGTTTTCCCATTTTACGGTATTTTTGAAGGACGGGAAACCTGTCGAAATCCCAGCTGAACTTCCCTCCGTCGACGATCACGCCGCCGATGGCGCTCCCGTTTCCGTTGATGTACTTGGAGGAGGAATGAACCACCACGTCCGCGCCGTGCTCCAGCGGGCGAATCAGCGCGGGGGTGGCCGTGGTGCTGTCGATGACCAGAGGAACGCCGTGACGTCCGGCGACCTCCGAGAGTTCCCGAATGTTGATCACGTTGAGCCCGGGGTTGCCGATCAGCTCCGCGAAAATGACTTTTGTGTTTTCCGTCACCTGGGCTTCGACGGCCTCGGCGCTCATCTCTTCGACAAAACGGGCGCGGATGTCAAAATGCGCGAAATCGTCGAGAAGGTCCAGCGTTCCGCCAAAAAGGGCGCTGCCGCTGATGATTTCATCGCCGCTCCGCAAAAGGGCCAGAAGCGTCATGGAGATGGCCGCAACACCGGAAGCACAGGCCACAGCGCCCCTCCCGCCCTCAAGAAAGGCGATGCGACGCTCGAAGGCGTCCACCGTCGGGTTGCCGATCCGCGTGTAGGCAAAACCGGGAGCCCTGTTGTCAAACACCCGCTGCAGCACTTCCGCGGATTCGTGATCGAAGGCGGAGTTTTGATAAATGGGCGGAAGCGTCGCCCCTGTCCCGTCAAAGGCGTCTTTACATCCGTGCAGCAGGAGAGTGTTGAATTTCATGGCGCTCTTTCCTCCTTCGTTTCTCTATTTACATTTACACAAAAAAAGGACCCCCGCGCAAACAGGGATCCCTCGCTCTCAGGCCAGACACAGCTCCTCAGGAGCCGGCTTCCTCAGGCGGAGATCCCCGATAGCGACGCATCATCATGTGCATAAAGGAAATAAATCTGCAGTACATGAACCCTGTCCTCCCTTCTATTCTATCGTCAGTTCCTCCGGAGAGACGATTCCTTTTTCAATATGAAACGCCTTGAGCACCGGAGACTCTTCCGCCAGAGAAAGAATGAGATAGCTGGCGGAGGGGTCGCCGGCAAGCCGGATGTCCTCCTCCGAAGGGCGGGCCGGCGATTCGGGGTGGGAGTGGAAGTTCCCCAGAGGGACAAGACCGGCGGCGCGCATATCCTTCACGGCCCGAAGCTGCTCGCGCGGATCGATGGAGAAATGCTCGCGGCTCCCGTCGATATTGGTCATGAAATACACCTTTTCGATAATTCTGAGGTTCTCTTCGACACGTCCGGCAATGAGCCCGCAGACCTCGTTGGGCAATCCCTCCTTCGCGCGGGTCGTCAGGGCTTCGAAGTCGGACTTTTTGATTCTCACCCCGTACGGAACCAGGGAACTCACAGAACAGCCTCGCAGACCGCGGGGGCGTAATCGAAGGGTTTTACAATGGAAGGATGTTCGCCGCACACGGCACAGTCGCTCTTTCTGGCGGGAAGCGCGATTTTTCGGAAATCCATCGTCAGAGCGTTGCAGGTCAGCAGCGAGCCCGTCAGCAGTTTTCCCACCCGGGCAAGATATTTTATGGCCTCCATCGCCTGCAGGCTGCCGATAATGCCTCCCATGGCGCCAACAACCCCCGCCTGCTGGCAGGTCGGAACCGCGTCGGGAGGCGGAGGGCTGTCGAAAACGCACCGGTAACAGGGCCCTTCGCCGGGAACGTACGTCATGAGCTGTCCCTGAAAACGAATGATACCGGCGTGGGAGAAGGCCTTTCCCGCAATCACGCAGGCGTCGTTGATGAGAAACTTCGCCGGAAAATTGTCGCTGCCGTCGATGATGAAATCGTAGTCCGCGATCAGATCGAGAACGTTCTCCGCAAGAGCCATCGTCCGGTAAGTATGTACTTTGACCTCCGGATTGATGGCCTCCAGACTGTCCCGTGCCGAGTCCACCTTGGGCCTGCCCACATCGGCCGTGGTGTGGAGAATCTGCCGCTGGAGGTTGGAAAGGTCCACCTCGTCCGCGTCGGCAATTCCGATGACCCCCACTCCGGCGGCGGCCAGATAAAGGGCGGCGGGCGAACCCAGCCCTCCCGCGCCGATAATGAGCACACGACCCTCCATCAGGCGTTTTTGACCCTTCACTCCAATTTCCTGAAGGATGATGTGCCTGGAATAGCGGGTCATCTGCTCGTTTGAAAAAGCCATCAGAACCCTCCGCCCATAAAGTAAAGAAACTCCACGCTGTCGTTTTCCTGCAGGAGCGTCGTCTCAAAGGTTTCGCGTTTGATGAACTCGTCGTTGATGGCAACCGTGACGTACAGCGGCATTTCAACGTTCTCCGAGTCCAGCAGATTCGCCACCGTAACGCCCGACGGATATTCTTTCTGGATTCCCGCAACAGTCAGAACCATTTTCTTCTTCCCTGCCCTCTTTCGAAATTACGCCTTCCGCACGATCAGACTCCAGGTCGTGTCCCCGTTGTCCAGCAGCTTCAGAATCTGATGCCCTTCGTCCTTAATGCTGCGCGGCACGTTCTGCACCGGTTCGCCGTCGTTCATTCGAATGGAAAGCACCTGTCCGGCCTCCAGCTCTTCAAGGGCCACTTTCGCTTTGACGAAGGTCACCGGACAAACCACGTCGGTGATGTCGACGGTGTCGTCTACGACGTAATCAGCCATGATACGCCTTCTCCATCGCCGCTCTGAACAGATCCCATCCGACGCGATCCACCGCCACCCGAAAACGCTCGCCGGGTTTTGCGTGTTCCGTGAAAAAGTCCAGGGCCGCGTCGGCAACGCGGAAAAGCATTTTTTTATCTTTGACAATCGGGAAAATTTCGTTGCCCTTCGTGATCAGGTTGCCGAAGGTCCCTCCGAAGGAGAGAATGTAGCCCGGCTCGCCCTTCCAGGCGTCCGTGGGGCAGGATTTGACGCATCTTCCGCAGTTGTTGCAGCGCGTTTCGTCAAGAACGACGCGGTCGTCGGAGAGGGAAAGGGCGTTTGTGCGGCAGGCCTTCACGCAGACCCCGCAGAGCGTGCAGGGCTCTTTTTCCCAGTGAATCAGATAGCCTCCCTTGACGCCGAGGTCGTTTTCCTCCGACTTCAGGCAGTTATTCTGGCAGCCGGTCACGCCGAATTTAAATTTATGGGGCAGTTCTCTTCCGAAATACCGCTCGGATATTTCCACGGCCAGCTGGTAGGTGTCGATACATCCGCTGGGACATATCTGGCTGCCCTGACAGGCGGTTACGGTGCGGACCCGCGGGCCGCAGACTCCCGTGGAGACTCCCCCCTCCAGCAGCTCCGACCGGACGGCTTCGATGTCTCCCAGTTTCATGAAGGGGATCTCGACCCCCTGACGCGAAGTCAGATGCACGTGTCCGTCGCCGTATTTTTTCGACACGCCGGCAATCGTCACAAGCTGCTCCGCGGTCAGGTTCCCCCCGATCACCTTAAGCCGCAGAGAAAAATTGTCCTTTTGCCTCTGGCGCATGAAGCCGCCGTTTTTCAGCGCCTTGTAGTCCACCCCTGCCATATGAAATTTTCCCCTTTCGGCCCGCTGGAGCTTCCTGCCCGAACAGCTCATACAAAAACGGAAGCTTCATCTTCACCGTTCAACAGCTTTTTTATAATATAGTTTTTAAATAAGAATTATATAGTTTAATATATCATCGTTTCGCGCGATGTCAAGACGAAGACGCCGCCCCTGGATTCGCAGGTAAAAAAAGGTAAAAAAAGAGCGCATAATCAACGATTTGGCCGTGTTCAGGAAGTTTGGGATATAATTGCATTTGGAAGGAGGCGTTTGGCCTGACGGTTATTTTACAGGCGGGCGGATTGGCTGTGCGGTTCAGTGTCTGTGGAAGTTATCAAATGAAATTATCAAATGAATGAAATTACCAAAGGGGGCAGAGCGTCAATGAAACGAGTGACATTTGTATTTGCAATCGCGGCAGTTTTGGCTTTGTTGTTTTGTCCCGCGGCGTTCGCCGCGGACTACACGATCAGGGTAGGATCCATCAACTCCGAGGCGCATCCGGACCTCGTCGCGATGCAGGAAGTGTTTGTGCCCCGCGTCGAGAAGGAATCCGGCGGAAAGATAAAAGTCGAACTTTATCCCAACGGACAGCTCGGCGGCGACCGCGAAATGTCCGAGTCGGTACAGCTGGGCACGCTTCAGATAGCCATTCCGGCGAGCTCTCCCCTGGCCGGTTTTGACAAGAGAATTCAGGTTCTCGACCTTCCGTATCTTTTCACGAGCCGCGAAGCCGCGTTTAAGGCTTTGGACGGCGAACTCGGAAACAAACTCAACGAGTACATAGCGGAAAAAGGTCTGCTGAACCTGGGCTATCAGGAAAACGGAATGCGCCACGTCACCAACAACAAAGGCCCCGTGAAGTCGCCCGCCGACCTCAAGGGGCTGAAAATCCGCACGATGGAAAACCCGATGCACCTGGCGTACTTCAAAGAACTGGGCGCCAACCCGACCCCGATGGCGTGGGGCGAACTTTACACCGCGCTTCAGCAGGGAGTCGTCGACGCGCAGGAGAACCCCTACGCGATGATAGTCGAGGGCAAATTCAACGAAGTTCAAAAGTACGCGTCGGAAACGGGCCACGTGTTTTCCGTCACGCTTCTTCTGACGAACAAAAAGTTCATCGAAGGGCTTCCGGCGGACCTGCGCGAAATCGTGGTTAAAGCCGCGAAGGACACCGCGATCAAACAGCGCGAGCTGATCGCCGCCGAGGAAAGCTCGTACAAGGAGCAGCTCGAAAAGGCCGGTATGCAGACGAACGAGCTCTCCGCGGCGGAGAAGAAGCTTTTCGTCGAGGCGGCGCAAAAAGTTTACGCGCAATTCGAGGGAGAACTGGGCAAAGAGATTATGGATCTGGTGAGGAACTCTCAGAAGTAAAATTTTGATTTTTGCCGTCGGGACGCGCTCACTTCCGCCGTCCCGACGGTTTTGAGTTTTGAGGAGGTCCGTCAGATGACCCTGAAAAAGTTCATCAACAACTTCGAGGAGTATTTTGTGGTGTGGAGTCTGGCGATTATGACCGCTTTGGTTTTCGTCCAGGTTGTCATGAGGTACATCTTTCATAATTCCCTGTCGTGGAGCGAGGAGCTGGCGCGTTATATCTTTCTCTGGCTTTCGTGGACAGGCGCGAGTTACGCGGTCAGGGAGCGCACGCATTTCCGCGTCGAGATGCTGGCGAACGTTTTGAAGGGCCGCTCCCGAAAAATTTTCGAACTCGTCATTTTGTTCGTGTGGTTTTTGTTCAGCTTTTTCCTCACATGGTACGGCACGGCGCTGGTGATATTTCTCATGGACACCGGGCAGGTCTCCGCGGCAATGCGGCTGCCGATGTCGCTTACCTACGCTTCCGTTCCGGTCGGCTGCGGTCTCATGTGCATACGGCTCATCATCGAAATACAAAAAATAATAAAAGGTGGCGTTGAGGCATGAGCGGTTCCGTACTTCTTTTTATAATTCTCATCGTGGGCATCGCCCTCAGCGTCCCGATAGGAATCACGCTGGGGATCGCCACGGCGATCTGTCTCTGGCTCACCAACCCGGACATATCCCTCATGCTGATCGCGCAAAAATCCGCGACGGGTTTGGACTCGTTCCCGCTGCTGGCGATTCCGTTTTTTATACTCGCGGGCGCCCTGATGTGCAACGGCGGAATTTCCCGCCGCATCGTGAACCTCGCGGACAGCCTCGTGGGTTTTATCACAGGCGGGCTTTCGATGGTGACGGTTCTGGCCTGCATGTTTTACGCGGCGATCTCGGGTTCCGGCCCGGCCACCGTTTCCGCGATAGGTTCTTTTATGATTCCCTCCATGAAGGAGCGCAAATACGACGCGCCTTTTGCCGCGGCGATCACCGCTTCGGCGGGAACCATCGGCGTGATTATCCCGCCGAGCATCCCGTTTGTGATTTACAGTATCGTGGCGCAGTGTTCCATCGGCGACATGTTCATAGCGGGGGTCGTCCCGGGGATAATAATCGGCATCGCGCTGATGCTGGTCTGCTGGGTCACGGCGAAAAAACACAACTACCTCAGCTCGACGGAACGCCCGACGCTGCGTAAAGTCTGGACAGCGTTTATCGACGCGATATGGGCGCTCATGGTGCCGGTGATCATCCTGGGCGGGATTTACGGCGGAATTTTCACTCCGACGGAAGCGGCCGTCGTCGCCGTGGTTTATTCGATAATAATCGGCAAGTTCGTTTACAGGGAGCTGGACGCGAAAATTCTCTACGAGTGCCTGAGGAGCGCCGGCCTGATAAACGGCGCGACGCAGTTCATGATCGGACTGTCGATGGCCTTCGCCAGCTATCTCGCGATGGCGCAGATCCCGGGGCAGATTGCCAGATGGCTCACGAACCTCTCCGACAACCCCTACGTGGTGTTTTTCGCGATAAATGTTTTCCTGCTCATCCTCGGCTGTTTCGTGGACAACATTCCGGCCGTGATAATCCTCACGCCCATTCTGCTTCCGATAGTGAAAAATCTCGGCATGAGCCCGATACACTTCGGCCTCATCATCACGGTCAACCTTGCCATAGGCTTTATCTCTCCGCCCTACGGCATAAACCTTTTCGTCGCGTCGGCGATTTCCGGCGAGAGCATAGAAAGAATCTCCGTCGCGATAATCCCGTCGTTCCTCGCGATGGTGGCCTGCCTGCTGCTCTTTACGTACTTTCCGGTCCTCACGATGGGCCTCGTCCAACTGATAAAGTAGCGGCAAAGGGGGGCTCGTCCACAGGTTCATCATCATATTTTTATCAAATGCCTTTTCTTTACAGTATCTTGATGAGACACAATCCGGCGGAAATGATAGAATAGAAGAACTAAAAAGTGGATCTCGAAAAATCTGTAAGACAAAATTTATAAGATTTATAAGATATGAAAATCATTCCGTTCAGGACAAAATGAAGGAGGCAAACCGGCTTGAAAGCCATTTACGTCAAAGAGCCCCACAGTCTCGAAATCGTGGACCTGAAGAACCCCTCCGCCGGGCCCGGTGAGGTGCTGGTGCGCGTACACGCGGCCGGAATCTGCGGTTCGGACATGCACATCTATCACGGAACGAACCCGCTGGCGAAGTATCCCCGCATCATCGGACACGAGTTCGCCGGAGAAGTCGCCGCTCTGGGCGAGGGCGTCCAGGGGCTCCGAATCGGCGACCACGTGGCGGTGGACCCCGTAACCAGCTGCGGCGCGTGCTACCCCTGTTCCGTGGGGCGTCACAACGTCTGCGCGAAGCTGGCGGTTTTCGGAGTTCACCGGGACGGCGGCATGACGGAGTACGTCGCCGTTCCCGCCGCCAACGCCCACGTCGTCCCGAAGGAATGGTCCTGGGAAAAAGCCGCTCTGGTGGAGCCCTTTTCCATCGCGGCCAACGTCCTCTCCCGCACCGACTGCACCGCAAAGGATCGGGTGCTGGTCATGGGAGCGGGCCCCATCGGGCTGACCGTCCTGATGAGCGCCACCCTTCTGGGGGCCAGGGTCGCCGTGGCGGACATTCTGGATTCCCGGCTGGAAGTCGCGAAACAGCTTGGAGCGGAGGTCGTCGTCAACAGCAAAACGTCGAAACTGGAGGACGAAATGCTCCAATGGACCAAAGGCGACGGCGTTCCCCTGATCGTCGACGCGGTCTGTCTTCCTCAGCTTTTCCCGTCCCTCCTGCAAATGGCGTCTGCCGCGGGGAGAGTCGCCCATCTCGGTTTTTCCGAAACCCCCATGTCCATCGTTCCCCTTGAAATAACGAAAAAAGAGCTTTCCATTCTTGGATCGCGTCTGAATTGCGGCATGTTCCCCCGGGTCATCGAATGGTTCGGCAAAGGGCTGCCCGCCGAAAAACTGATTTCCCACACATTTCCTTTTGCGAAGGCCGCGGAAGCGTTCCGTCTGATTGAGGAAAAACCGCTTGAAACCTGTAAAGTGGTATTAACTTTTCAGGGTTGACGCCCTGAAAAATTTAAAGGAGGCGGTAATTGTGAGAAAAGGATTCACTGCAGTACTGGCGCTTGCGTTGTTGTTCGTATTTGCGGGGATGGCCTCCGCCGCTCCGGAGTATACCCTGAAGCTGGGGCACCTGGCCAATGAAGATCACTCCTGGCACAAGGGGTCCGTGAAGTTCGCCGAAGAAGTGGAGAAACTTTCCGGCGGACGCATCGTCTGCCAGGTATTCCCCAACGAACAGATCGGCAACGAAGTGGACAACATTCAGGCCATCCACACGGGGATCGCTCACATGGTCATCACGGGTGAATCCATGCAGAACTGGGCTCCCACCTGCGCTCTCATCGGAGTGCCCTACATGATCCGGGACGACGATCACCGGACGAAGATCCTGACGGGCGAAATCGGCAAGGCCATCGAGAAGGAAGTCATCGAGAAGGTAAAACTGCGTCCCATTTCCACATTCCTCCGCGCTCCCCGCAACCTGACCAGCAACCGTCCCATCGCGAAGCCCGGCGACCTGAACGGGTTCAAAATCCGCGTCCCGAACGTTCCCCTGTTCGTGAAGGTGTGGGAGTCCTTCGGAGCCAAACCGACGCCGATGGCCTTCTCCGAAATTTTCACATCCCTGCAGCAGAACGTCATCGACGGACAGGAAAACCCTCTTGACCTGATCCGCAGCGGTTCTCTCTACGAAGTCCAGAAGTACGTCAACCTGACGGAGCACGTATACGGCTGGATTTATCTCACAATCGGAGAGGAATTCTTCCAGAAGCTGCCCGCCGACCTTCAGAAGGCCGTTCTCGACGCGGGAAAAGCGGCGGAAGCTCACGAGCGTGAAATCTTCCTGGCCGACGTCGCCGCCAATGAGAAGTTCCTGAAAGACCACGGAATGGAGTTCGTGACGGTGGACAAGGCCGCTTTCATCGCCCTGGCCGCCCCCTCCGTGGAGGAGTTTCTGAAATCGAAACCGGCAGAGGTACTGGAACTTTACAAAAAGAGCGTTAATCTGAAGTAAGATTTGAAGTAAGGAATCAATCTGAAAAAAGAACTAAAATTCGGCAATAAATACAATCCGGGGGACGCGCAAACGACGAACCGGCAACCGCGGGCTGTGTAATTCGCGGGGACTCCGTGTCGGCGGAATCTCGCCCCCGGATGTATATTTTGAGGTGAATTCTTATGAATCTTGCAATGGTGTTTTATCGCCACCAGTTGACCCGGGAGAACTTTCAATACGCGAAGCAGTTGGGCTGTACCCACCTTGTCATTCATCTGGTGGACTATTTTCATAAGGAAACGCCATCGGCCGCCGTCACCACGGACAACCAGCCGGTGGGGGACGAAGACGGATGGGGCGTGACGCGCAATCGGACGGTCTGGACCAAAGATGAACTCCTGGCCATCCGGCGTCAGGTCGAGGAGGAAGGGCTGAAATTCGAGGCCATCGAAAACTTCGATCCCGGTTTCTGGTACGACATTCTGCTGGACGGGCCCGAGAAGCAGAAGCAAATGGAGCAGCTGAAACAACTCGTTCGAAACATGGGAGCGGCGGGAATACCCATAATCGGCTACAACTTCAGCCTGGCGGGCGTCGCGGGTCGTGTGACGGGCAACTTCGCCAGAGGCGGAGCCGAGTCCGTCGGCGCGGACGGAAACGTCGAACGCCCGCTTCCGAAGGGCATGGTCTGGAACATGTTCTACGACCCCGACGCCCACAGCAGGGATCCCGCAGCCGTCAACGAGGCGACCCGAATCTCTCACGACGAACTGTGGGAACGGTTTTCATGGTTTATTCAGGAACTTGTCCCCGTGGCGGAGGAATCCAACGTGAAGCTGGCCGCCCACCCCGACGATCCTCCCTTCGCCTTTGTGAGGGGAACGCCGCGCCTCGTGTGGCGCCCGGAGCTCTATCAGAAACTTCTGGACGTTCGTTCCAGTCACTGCAACGCCCTCGAACTGTGCGTCGGCACTCTGGCGGAAATGAACGGCTGCAATTATTACGACGCCATCGAAAGCTACGCCTCCCAGAACGCCATTGCCTACGTCCACCTCCGGAACGTCCGGGGACGCATTCCCACCTACCACGAAACGTTCATCGACGAAGGCGACATCGACGTCTATCGGGTTCTGGAGATTCTCCACCGCAACGACTTCAGAGGCGTCATCATTCCGGACCACTCCCCTCTCGTGGCCTCTCCGTCCCCCTGGCACACGGGAATGGCCTACGCTTTGGGGTACATCCGGGCGAT is part of the Synergistaceae bacterium genome and harbors:
- a CDS encoding HesA/MoeB/ThiF family protein gives rise to the protein MAFSNEQMTRYSRHIILQEIGVKGQKRLMEGRVLIIGAGGLGSPAALYLAAAGVGVIGIADADEVDLSNLQRQILHTTADVGRPKVDSARDSLEAINPEVKVHTYRTMALAENVLDLIADYDFIIDGSDNFPAKFLINDACVIAGKAFSHAGIIRFQGQLMTYVPGEGPCYRCVFDSPPPPDAVPTCQQAGVVGAMGGIIGSLQAMEAIKYLARVGKLLTGSLLTCNALTMDFRKIALPARKSDCAVCGEHPSIVKPFDYAPAVCEAVL
- a CDS encoding TRAP transporter substrate-binding protein, translating into MRKGFTAVLALALLFVFAGMASAAPEYTLKLGHLANEDHSWHKGSVKFAEEVEKLSGGRIVCQVFPNEQIGNEVDNIQAIHTGIAHMVITGESMQNWAPTCALIGVPYMIRDDDHRTKILTGEIGKAIEKEVIEKVKLRPISTFLRAPRNLTSNRPIAKPGDLNGFKIRVPNVPLFVKVWESFGAKPTPMAFSEIFTSLQQNVIDGQENPLDLIRSGSLYEVQKYVNLTEHVYGWIYLTIGEEFFQKLPADLQKAVLDAGKAAEAHEREIFLADVAANEKFLKDHGMEFVTVDKAAFIALAAPSVEEFLKSKPAEVLELYKKSVNLK
- a CDS encoding mannonate dehydratase; this encodes MNLAMVFYRHQLTRENFQYAKQLGCTHLVIHLVDYFHKETPSAAVTTDNQPVGDEDGWGVTRNRTVWTKDELLAIRRQVEEEGLKFEAIENFDPGFWYDILLDGPEKQKQMEQLKQLVRNMGAAGIPIIGYNFSLAGVAGRVTGNFARGGAESVGADGNVERPLPKGMVWNMFYDPDAHSRDPAAVNEATRISHDELWERFSWFIQELVPVAEESNVKLAAHPDDPPFAFVRGTPRLVWRPELYQKLLDVRSSHCNALELCVGTLAEMNGCNYYDAIESYASQNAIAYVHLRNVRGRIPTYHETFIDEGDIDVYRVLEILHRNDFRGVIIPDHSPLVASPSPWHTGMAYALGYIRAMMQRVEHDARII
- a CDS encoding Zn-dependent oxidoreductase, yielding MKAIYVKEPHSLEIVDLKNPSAGPGEVLVRVHAAGICGSDMHIYHGTNPLAKYPRIIGHEFAGEVAALGEGVQGLRIGDHVAVDPVTSCGACYPCSVGRHNVCAKLAVFGVHRDGGMTEYVAVPAANAHVVPKEWSWEKAALVEPFSIAANVLSRTDCTAKDRVLVMGAGPIGLTVLMSATLLGARVAVADILDSRLEVAKQLGAEVVVNSKTSKLEDEMLQWTKGDGVPLIVDAVCLPQLFPSLLQMASAAGRVAHLGFSETPMSIVPLEITKKELSILGSRLNCGMFPRVIEWFGKGLPAEKLISHTFPFAKAAEAFRLIEEKPLETCKVVLTFQG
- a CDS encoding TRAP transporter substrate-binding protein, whose protein sequence is MKRVTFVFAIAAVLALLFCPAAFAADYTIRVGSINSEAHPDLVAMQEVFVPRVEKESGGKIKVELYPNGQLGGDREMSESVQLGTLQIAIPASSPLAGFDKRIQVLDLPYLFTSREAAFKALDGELGNKLNEYIAEKGLLNLGYQENGMRHVTNNKGPVKSPADLKGLKIRTMENPMHLAYFKELGANPTPMAWGELYTALQQGVVDAQENPYAMIVEGKFNEVQKYASETGHVFSVTLLLTNKKFIEGLPADLREIVVKAAKDTAIKQRELIAAEESSYKEQLEKAGMQTNELSAAEKKLFVEAAQKVYAQFEGELGKEIMDLVRNSQK
- a CDS encoding 4Fe-4S binding protein is translated as MAGVDYKALKNGGFMRQRQKDNFSLRLKVIGGNLTAEQLVTIAGVSKKYGDGHVHLTSRQGVEIPFMKLGDIEAVRSELLEGGVSTGVCGPRVRTVTACQGSQICPSGCIDTYQLAVEISERYFGRELPHKFKFGVTGCQNNCLKSEENDLGVKGGYLIHWEKEPCTLCGVCVKACRTNALSLSDDRVVLDETRCNNCGRCVKSCPTDAWKGEPGYILSFGGTFGNLITKGNEIFPIVKDKKMLFRVADAALDFFTEHAKPGERFRVAVDRVGWDLFRAAMEKAYHG
- a CDS encoding TRAP transporter small permease, producing the protein MTLKKFINNFEEYFVVWSLAIMTALVFVQVVMRYIFHNSLSWSEELARYIFLWLSWTGASYAVRERTHFRVEMLANVLKGRSRKIFELVILFVWFLFSFFLTWYGTALVIFLMDTGQVSAAMRLPMSLTYASVPVGCGLMCIRLIIEIQKIIKGGVEA
- a CDS encoding PLP-dependent transferase, producing the protein MKFNTLLLHGCKDAFDGTGATLPPIYQNSAFDHESAEVLQRVFDNRAPGFAYTRIGNPTVDAFERRIAFLEGGRGAVACASGVAAISMTLLALLRSGDEIISGSALFGGTLDLLDDFAHFDIRARFVEEMSAEAVEAQVTENTKVIFAELIGNPGLNVINIRELSEVAGRHGVPLVIDSTTATPALIRPLEHGADVVVHSSSKYINGNGSAIGGVIVDGGKFSWDFDRFPVLQKYRKMGKLALTARLRQDIWRNFGPCMSPQNAWLNCLGLETLGLRMERLCHNARVLAESLRHNPNIICVNYPGLEGSPYKSNIDAQMKNGQGGALLTLRAGSRERAFKLIDGLKFARIATNVGDVRTLVIHPESTIYAHSTEEQKRAAGVYDDLIRVSVGLEDTEDLIADFAQASAG
- a CDS encoding AbrB/MazE/SpoVT family DNA-binding domain-containing protein, with amino-acid sequence MAKAVTVSKWGNAQGIRLPDAFCRQLGISVGDKVFLAMEQNRLVITSANEQYTLQARLEAWKGSGTPEPEYDWGQPVGREMW
- a CDS encoding sulfurtransferase TusA family protein, with translation MADYVVDDTVDITDVVCPVTFVKAKVALEELEAGQVLSIRMNDGEPVQNVPRSIKDEGHQILKLLDNGDTTWSLIVRKA
- a CDS encoding TRAP transporter large permease, yielding MSGSVLLFIILIVGIALSVPIGITLGIATAICLWLTNPDISLMLIAQKSATGLDSFPLLAIPFFILAGALMCNGGISRRIVNLADSLVGFITGGLSMVTVLACMFYAAISGSGPATVSAIGSFMIPSMKERKYDAPFAAAITASAGTIGVIIPPSIPFVIYSIVAQCSIGDMFIAGVVPGIIIGIALMLVCWVTAKKHNYLSSTERPTLRKVWTAFIDAIWALMVPVIILGGIYGGIFTPTEAAVVAVVYSIIIGKFVYRELDAKILYECLRSAGLINGATQFMIGLSMAFASYLAMAQIPGQIARWLTNLSDNPYVVFFAINVFLLILGCFVDNIPAVIILTPILLPIVKNLGMSPIHFGLIITVNLAIGFISPPYGINLFVASAISGESIERISVAIIPSFLAMVACLLLFTYFPVLTMGLVQLIK
- a CDS encoding M67 family metallopeptidase is translated as MSSLVPYGVRIKKSDFEALTTRAKEGLPNEVCGLIAGRVEENLRIIEKVYFMTNIDGSREHFSIDPREQLRAVKDMRAAGLVPLGNFHSHPESPARPSEEDIRLAGDPSASYLILSLAEESPVLKAFHIEKGIVSPEELTIE
- the thiS gene encoding sulfur carrier protein ThiS, yielding MVLTVAGIQKEYPSGVTVANLLDSENVEMPLYVTVAINDEFIKRETFETTLLQENDSVEFLYFMGGGF